Below is a window of Sulfitobacter sp. SK012 DNA.
GAGGAGCACACGCGCATCTTCGCTCCGGCTCAGCAAGGCGTATCAATGCACCTTGCCAAACCGGCAACCCGCCAGAGCTTTGAAATTACAAAGAGTTACGAGCCGTTGTTACCACCAGCCTAGGCCGTTTGATGTGGTCACGGGGAAATTGTGCGCGTTAACGTCAAATTAAGAAAGTCAGGGATTCCTTACCTTACGTAAACATTTACCGGTTCAGGCGTCTAGGACGAACATTTGATTGGCAAACGCTGCCTTCAACACAGCTTGCGCTGTTGTCTCAACCGATAATGCTTCGCGCGCCAACCGCAAATGTTTCTCGACAGTGGCCGACGTGAGACCCATCAGCAGCGCGATATCCTGCATGGTCTTGCCGTCACCAACCCATTCAAGTGCCTCGCGTTGGCGCGACGTCAGCGAGCGGTTGGGCGCAGTATAGGGCAGGGTGAGGATTTTGAGATGCGCGATGTTGTTCATCAACGTGATATCATCGCCGTGCTCTGCCCAAACGGCATCGACTTCTTCTTGTTCCATCCCGACGCGTGCGGTCAGTGCAATCGCGCCCTTGGATCGCGCAGAAATTGCTTTGAAACTCACTGTATATCCTGCCGTGACACCCATCGAGATGTTGAACGCAAACACGCGTCTTTCAGCAGGGCTGAGCGTTTTGGATTTGTCCATGTCAAGCAGAGCACGCCAACTGCCGGCACCTTCGTTTTCGAGGGCCCAATGCACCATAGGCGCATGAAAATAAAGGCCTTCTCCCAGAAATACATCCGTGTAGGCGCGGCTGTGATTGGTCAAGATTACGAAATCTTCGGGATCGCCCAACGAGGTCAAGGTGCGGTAACGGGTAAAGCCGTAGAGCAGACGATCAAAGCCATATGTCGCCATTTTCTGGCAATGCGCGTCCCACAGGATCTCCATCGACTGACAATTCGCCAGAAACTTGAGATAAGGGCGCAGGCCCTTGCTCATTTGGCGCTCAACCGTGCAGCGAGCGCATCAAGTGCCAGAATGTAACCGTGCGGTCCAAAGCCGCAAATTTGCCCAATAGCAACGGGCGCTATGAAGGATTTGTGCCGGTAAGTTTCACGCGCATGAATGTTGCTGAGGTGCAGTTCAATCGTTGGCAACTCAACCGAGGATATGGCGTCCATCAACGCAATAGAGGTGTGCGTATAGGCACCAGCATTCAGGATGATCGCATCGTGGGAACCGCGGGCCGCATGAATATGATCAATGAGCGTTCCTTCATCGTTGGACTGCGCACAGGTAACGCTGATGCCAAGCGCCTTGGCGTGAGCAGCGCAGGACGCTTCAATATCCGCGAGCGTAGTTTTCCCATAAACTTCAGGCTGCCGGGTACCCAGCAGATTTAGGTTTGGACCGTTGAGGATCATTACAGAGGTCATGGGCATCCTTAAGCGTATCGTTACGTAAAGACTATTGAGCGACAGGCAGGGCTTGTCCAGCACGCGATTGAACAATGGCGTTTCATATTGGGGAGGAAGTCTGGTTAGCATGTCCCTAGGAGGCATACAAAAGACTTATAATCTTCATTATGTTAAATAACTGCATCCGATTATATGCACTCTGGCAGGCATAATGCGTGTTGTGCCATCAGGTATCGCATAACTGGTCGCCCCGTATTGTGCGCACGGCGCTTGTGCTTGGGCAACGGCAGAGGCTTTTCCTGTCCCGACGATCTCAGGCGCATCGGCACCGCTGACCACGGGTACTTTGTATCGTATGGGAAAGCTCGCGACATTCCCGGAATCACAAAGGATGCGAGGAACATTAGTATCAATCGATAAGATACCGAAAAATATACGTTTAATCCGGAACAGCCCGCGGTTTTGTTAGGAACCTGCGCAGGAACATTGGGGCTACAAACCCGGCAATGGCAGCAACCCAAAGCCCAATCGAAATTGGGGATGAAAACAGGAACGTCGCATCGCCATCTGACAACACCATCGCACGGCGCAGCGCATTTTCCATGTTACCGCCCAACAAGATGCCCAGAATGACAGGCACTGTCGGAATATCCAACTTGCGTAGAATGTAGCCCAGAACCCCAAAACCGACCATCAAGAGCAAATCAAAGTAGCTGCCTGAAAGCGAATAGATGCCCACAAAGCTGATCATGGTAACGCCCGGCAGCAGCACCCATGGCGGCACCATCAGGATCTTAACAAAGATCTTAACCATCGGCACGTTCATCAACAGCAGCACCACATTGGCAATCAGCAAGGACGCGATCAGGCCCCAGACGACTTCTGGCTGGTCTGTAAACAGCGTCGGACCCGGTGTGATATTGAGCGTCATCAGAAGCGCCAAGAGCACAGCCGTGGTTCCAGACCCCGGAACGCCAAGCGTCAGCATTGGGATCAGTGCACCACCGGCCGCGGCGTTGTTACCTGCCTCAGGCGCCGCGACACCGCGCGGAACACCGGTGCCAAATCCACCCTTGGGACCAGCGATAGATTTCTCGGTCATATAGGCTAAGAACGACCCAAGCGAGGCCCCTGCCCCTGGCAAGATACCAGCGATGAAACCCACGCCGGACGCGCGCAGCATTGTTGGCGTGCTTTCTTTAATATCACGCCAAGGAATGGTTACTTTTTCGAGTTTTACGCCAATGGATGACCCTTTGCCGTGGCTTTCGATAAAGAAAAACACTTCTGCAATGGCAAATAATCCAACGATCGCGACCAAGAAGTCGATGCCGTCCATAAGGTGCAGATTGCCTCCGGTCAAACGCGGCAAACCGGAGTTGTTGTCCACCCCGATCATAGCAATCCCAAGGCCGATACACGAGGCAATGGCTGATTTTGCTTGGTTGTTCGAGGCCATACCGCCCAGCGTACAAAACGCCAAAAGATAGAGCGCGAAATATTCTGCGGGACCAAACAAGAATGCGACCCGTGCCAGCAACGGAGCCAGCAGCATCAACCCGATGGTCGCCAGAAATGCCCCGACAAAAGAAGCAACGCCCGACAGCACAAGCGCGTCGCCAGCACGGCCTGCTTTGGCCATCGGGTAGCCGTCTAGCGTGGTCATAAGCGCAGGTTCATCGCCCGGAATGTTTAACAAGATTGAGCTGATGCGCCCGCCATACATCGCGCCGTAATAAACCGACGTCATCAAGACCAATGCCGAAGTCGCATCAAGGCCCAAGGTAAAGGCCAGCGGAATGAGAATGGCCACACCGTTGCTTGGACCAAGGCCCGGCAGCGCACCAATGATGGTGCCCAGAAAGCAGCCAACAACGGCCAACATCAGCGTATAGGGCGACAGCGCCACCCCAAAGCCGAGGATCAGATTGTCAATAATTTCCACGTCAGATCCACCCCTTTGGCAGTGCCACGAGGCTCAGCCCCAAAGCGAAACGGAACAGAACAAATAGCCCAACAGCAAGACCAGCGCCTGCAATGGCACTTGGGGCTGCACGGCCAGAAATCTGGTAGCTCAGGATGCCCGCGGCGATGGCTGTGGGGATCACAAAACCGAGCGGTTTTAATGCATAAGCGTATGCGACGAGCACAACGACAGCGACCAAGAGCGCAGCCCAAGTGCGAACCTGCGGCCAAGCCGGATCGGGGTCAGGCTTGATGATCAGCACGATGGCTGACAGCGCTGCGACCACACCAATCAGGATGGGGAATGATTTTGAGCCGACTGGATCGGCTAGAAAACTTGTCTGGATTTGCGTGGCGCTCGCAATATAGGCGAGCGCCACAAACAGAGTTACCAGACCGAATATACGGTCTGATGCCATTACTGGATAACCCCGATGTCCTTGGACAGTGTGTTGATTTCAATCACAAGGTTATCAACGTAACCTTGGAAATCATCACCAACTTTGGTGAATGGCGCTAGACCGTTGGCGGCCATTGCCTCTTTCCACTCGGCGCTGTCAGCAACCTGCTGCAACATGCCTGCCCATTCGGCGAAGCGCTCGTCCGAGATACCTTTTGGTACATAAAGACCACGCCAGTTCACCGCAACCACGTCAAAGCCTTGCTCTTTCGCGGTTGGAATGTCCTCAAAGCCTGGTACGCGCTCTTCGGTGAGCACCGCAATCACGCGGATATCGCCGTTTTTAAGAAAACCAACAACTTCGGACATGTCGCCCGTCATCGCTTGGGTAAAACCACCAACTGTCTGAGTGATCGCATCTGCACCACCGTCAACACCTATGTATTTAACTTTGCGAATGTCGGTAAAGCCTGCGCGCTGCAGGATCATCAGAGGCTTAAGGTGGTCAAACCCGCCAACGGCAGAACCGCCCGCAAATGCAACTGAACCGGGATCGGCCTTTACGGCGTCAACCAGATCACCCAGCGACTGAAACGGTGAATCCGCAGCGACTGCGATAATGCCTGGGTCGGCACCGATAGCACCCACGAAGCGCACTTGATCGGCGGTCGCACCTGCATAGGCGTTTTGGGCCAGACGTGTGGATGTGGCCGAGGAAGCAGCAATCATCACATCGGCGTCGTCATTGCGCTCGTTTACGATATGGCTGAACGCCAAGCCGCCGCCGGCACCCGCCATGTTTGTAACCTGAACCGGCTTATCAACCGCGCCAATGTCAAACATGATCTTGCCGATTTGACGGCATGTGAAATCCCAACCGCCGCCGGGGTTTGCTGGTGCAATGCACTCTGCCGCTGACACGGTGCCCGCACCGAATGTCAGGAACGCGCCTGTTGCTAGCGCTGTTAAAAAGCGTGAATTCATTTCTCTCTCCCTAGTAATTTGGGGCAGTTCTCCTGCCGCTGCACTCATTGCTAAGCGACAAGAACAAAGGTGTCACGTCCAAAAACCTAAGTGGTGGATGCGAAAGCGTATGGAAAACTAGCCCCTTAACCATGATCAGAACGGCTTTGACCTACTCAACAGATTGATGAAATTTACGACTTAAGACTTAAGACAACGCTGCTGAGGCAGGCCATTGATCGCGCAGCGGTCGTGAATGGCAATTACGAGTGGGGCGTCAAAGCATATGATCTGGTGCCAGGGCCCCTGCCCGATGGGTCGATTGCACCTGCAATTTTAATAAAATTTTTTGCGCCCGCAATGCCCGTTATGACAGCTTGATCGCAACATCCGCGCCATGTGAAGGACAGGTAAAAAAGTTTTGGCAAGCGCCCCCGTCAAAAACACTAATATTATGATCGCGCTTGCAAAAGCCTCCAAGTTGCCAATTGATGACAATATCTTGGTTGCAGATAGTAATATTATAAAGTATTGTTAAACAACGGCTTGGAGGATTTTATTAATTAATTAGGGGTATTAAGTTACCCCAAGGCATAGCCAGTCCCTCGGACAGTACGGATCGGGTCATCACCACCCTGCGCGGTTAGAACTTTACGCAGCCGAGCGATATGCACGTCTACTGTCCGAGTATCTACATATATATCACGGCCCCAGACATGATCCAGAAGTTGGTCGCGGCTGAACACACGGCCCGGTTTTTCCAGCAATGTGACCAGCAGACGGTATTCGGTTGGTCCCAGTTTCAATTCCGCCCCTGCCCGCGTCACCCGGTGGCTCTGAGCATCAAGGGAAATATCGCCAAATTTCAATACCTCGCCAGATGCACTGGGATGCGCCCGGCGCAATTGTGTGCGCACGCGCGCCATCAATTCGCGCAGATTGTAAGGCTTGATCACATAATCATCGGCACCTGTATCAAGACCGCGCACCGCATCGACCTCTTCTGAGCGCGCTGACAGCATAATCACCGGAATGCCCCGTGTTTCACTCCGGGATTTGACTTGACGGCACACCTCAATGCCGCTCATCAACGGCATCATCCAATCCAGAATGATCAAATCGGGCGGTGCCTCTGCAATCATGAGCATCGCCTCTTCGCCGTTCTCGGCACGGCGCACAGCATAGCCTTCCGCTTCTAGATTATAGGCTAGTACTTCGCGCTGTGCAGGTTCATCTTCGACCAGCAGCACCTGCAATTGTGTGACGGGCATGTGACTTACCCTTCTTTCGCAACCGACGTGGTGTCTGCTTTGGCGCGCGCTTCGTCAGGAAGGTCCCCAGTGACCAAATAGACGACCTGCTCGGCGATGGCAGTTACGTGATCACCCATCCGTTCAACGTTCTTGGCAATGAAATGCATGTGAATACAGGCCGTAATATTGCGAGGGTCTTCCATCATAAAGGTCAGGAATTCGCGGAACAGCGCGTTGTACATTTGGTCAACGTCTTCGTCGCGGGCAATCACGTCCATGGCCAATTCCGTATCACGCTGAATGTAGCAATCAAGCGCGTCTTTGAGCATCCCTTCAACCGTGCGTGCCATGCGCCGGATCGCACCTGCCCCATCATTAACGGGTAGCATGGTGGCTAAAACCCCCGTGCGCTTGGCCATGTTTTTGGAATAATCGCCAATGCGCTCAAGATTTGCACTGATCTTGATGACGCTCAGGATCAAGCGCAGATCCTTGGCTGTTGGTGCGCGCAATGCAATGATGCGGGCTGCTTGTTCGTTGATCTGCTCTTCAAGCGCGTCGATGGCCTTGTCGGCGGCGCGGACCTCTTGGGCCAGTACTTTATCGCGTGTCTCAAGGCTAAGCGCGCCCTGGCGGATCGCGTTTTCAACGAGGCCGCCCATTTTCATGATCTGGGCTTCTACCCCCTCAAGATCACGGTCAAAGGCCGAAGCAATATGTTGATTTTCCATAGTATTATCCAATCCGGCCAGTGATATAGCTTTCAGTACGGGGGTCTTCTGGCGTGGTAAATATCTTATCGGTATCGCCATATTCTACCAGATTACCAAGGTGGAAAAACGCCGTTTTCTGACTAACGCGAGCAGCCTGTTGCATAGAGTGTGTAACGATCACGACCGAATAGTTCTGGCGCAGCTCATCGATCAACTCCTCGACCTGAGCCGTCGCAATGGGATCAAGGGCAGAGCATGGCTCATCCATTAGAAGCACTTCGGGCTCGGTGGCAACTGCGCGTGCAATACAAAGACGTTGCTGCTGGCCACCTGAAAGACCAGTGCCGGGCGCTTGCAAGCGGTCCTTGACCTCGTCCCAGATGGCACCGCGGCGCAAGGCACGCTCGACGATCTCATCAAGTTCGGCCTTATTGCGGGCCAATCCGTGGATGCGAGGGCCGTATGCCACATTGTCATAGATCGACTTTGGGAACGGGTTTGGTTTTTGAAACACCATGCCAACCTTGGCGCGCAACTGTACTGGGTCGACGGCCGGGTCGTAAATATCCTCACCGTCAATGCGGATGTCACCGGTCACACGGCAGATGTCGATGGTGTCGTTCATCCGGTTGATACAGCGCAGAAACGTTGATTTGCCACAGCCTGAGGGACCGATGAAGGCGGTGACGGTCTTGTCCTCGATATCAACGCTTACATCCTTGATGGCATGGGTATCACCGTAGTGAACCTGCACATTTCGGGCCGCGATCTTGAGGGGATTGGTCGCCACTGCATTCTCCGAAACTAGATTGTCTTTCATCGATTTCATTCTCCTACCAGCGCCGCTCAAAGCGGCGACGCAACATCACGGCGACCGCGTTCATCGTAATCAAGAACACCAACAAGATGATGATCCCTCCCCAGGCACGTTCATAAAACGCTGGGTCTGCGCGTTTTGCCCATTCGTAAATCTGCGCAGGCATCGCCGAATTTGGCGAAAGCAACCCTTCGGCCAGGCCGTCGGGAGGATTAGACGCAATAAAACCCACCATACCGATCAGCAACAGCGGCGCTGTTTCCCCAAGCGCCTGTGCCAAACCAATGATCGTACCGGTCAATATACCCGGCGCCGCCAGTGGCAAAACATGATGGAATACAGACTGCATCTTGCTGGCCCCGACGCCAAGGGCTGCATCGCGAATGGACGGCGGCACAGATTTAAGCGACGCGCGGGTTGAGATAACAATCGTCGGCAGCGTCATGAGCGTAAGCACCAAGCCACCCACCAGCGGCGCTGAGTTGGGCAGATGCATGTAGTTGATGAACACGGCTAAACCAAGGATACCAAATACTATCGACGGAACCGCCGCGAGGTTCGATATGTTGACTTCGATGATGTCCGTAATCCAGTTTTTTGGCGCGAATTCTTCTAGGTATATCGACGCCGCCACCCCGATGGGCAACGCCAGCGAGAGCACCACCAGCATCATAAACAGCGATCCGATCATCGATACCCCCATGCCAGCGGCTTCGGGCCGCGCATCAGAGGCGTCCGCCCCGGTGATGAAGTTGAGGTTAAACTTTTTGCGCAAACCACCGCCTGCAATCAAATCATCAACAAGATCAAGTTTTTCGGCGTTGATGCTCTTGTCATTGGCGATGCTTTGGCGGGTCACGCGCCCCTTAAGATAGCCATCCACCCGACTGTTGGTCAGAAAGTCGAATTCGACCGTCGTGCCGATTAGTTCAGGGTTTTCCAACACAAAGTTACGCAGCTTCGCGGGGGCATCCTTAGACAAAATGGCGGCTTGCGCCTTTGGTTTAAGATCGGTGGTGATGCCAGCATCAGCCACTTTCGCCTCAAGGGCGGCGGCCAAGAGCGGCGCGTAGCCAAAGGTTGAAACCTTTTTGATCTTTTCAATGTCGCGGTCGCCAGCCTTGTCCAGTTTATCTTCGAGCAAGACAACCGGCAGCGTCAGAAAGGTCTGTTGAAACGCGCCCGTGCCGCGCGATATGATCGTGCTTAGCAAGATCAGCAGCATCAGCATACCGATGGCTATGGCGGTCAATCCGTAGATCTTGAACCGCGTCTCAGCCCGGTTGCGCCGCTTGGTGCGGGCATCTTGGATAAGCAGCGATCCCTTACGCGGAGCGTTGGGGTTGGGCATGTCGGTCATTCGTACTGCTCCCGGTATTTGCGCACGATATAGAGCGCCACCACATTTAGTCCCAAGGTCAGCACAAACAACGTCAGGCCAAGGGCAAAGGCCACCAGGGTCTCGGGTGACGCAAAATCAGTATCCCCAGTTAGTTGGCTGACGATGCGGGTGGTGATGGTCGTCATCGCTTCAAGCGGATTGCCAGAGAACCGGGCGATGGCCCCTGCCCCCAACACCACAATCATCGTCTCGCCAATGGCACGGCTTGCAGCCAACAAAATCGCCCCGACTATGCCAGGAAGCGCTGCTGGCAAAACCACGGTGCGGATCGTCTCGGACGGGGTGGCACCCAGACCGTAGGACCCATCGCGCAAAGATTGTGGGACAGCGTTGATAATGTCATCTGACAACGACGACACGAAAGGGATCAGCATGATGCCCATCACAAGGCCTGCGGTCAGCACTGACGTGGCCCCGGTCATCCATTCGACGCCAAGGATGCCTTCATCGCCGCGGCCAAATAGCCTGACCAGCGCAGGTCCCACCGTCAGCAGGGCGAACAGGCCATAAACGATTGTGGGAATGCCAGCGAGGATTTCCAACAGCGGTTTGGCAATCGCGCGCAGTTTGGGTCCGGCATACTCGCTCAGATAAATGGCTGCGAACAGACCAACCGGTACCGCCACAAGCAACGCAATCACCGAGATATATAGCGTCCCCCACAACAGCGGTAAGATCGACAGATCGCTGTTGCCGCGAAAATTAGGGGCCCAGCTGCCGCCAAGGAAAAAGTCCTGCCATGGGTGCTGGCTGAAAAAATTGATTGATTCAAACAGCATCGAAAACACGATGCCAACGGTCGTCAAAATTGCCAGTGACGCGGCGACAATCAACAGCGCGAGCACACCGCGTTCAACAACATTGCGGGCGCGGAACGCAGGCCCCGCGGCCCGGACAGCGACGAACATGCCAATTAGCGCTAGGGTCACAATAATAGCCGCCCGGCTCAGGTTAAGCTGAACATTCAGGGTGCGGGATTTTTGCGCGGCGGCAAACACATCGACACTCACTTCGGATCCAAGCGCCACGCCAACGCCCGCAAGCGTGCTGCGCAGGGTTGATGGATCGCCAACAAGGGCCGCAATGTCATCGGCGCTTAGCACGCCTTGAGCCATGGCAACGTCCAAACCGTCGGCCACGCGGCGCACATCGCTTAGCATCAGGTTGGCGGTGCCTGTGTCGCCCGCCAGTTCAGCAGGCAAAAGCGGCAGGACGGCACCTTGGATGAGGACCGGTTGGACCAGCAACCAGATCACCAGCACACCCAAGGCGGGAACGGCTGTGAACATCGCGGCGGTCATGCCGTAGTAATTGGGCAAGCTGTGCAAGCGGCGCGCATCGCCGCCCGCGCGGCTCATTGCCCGGCCCCGAGCAAGCCAATAGCCGGTCATGCTGAGCGCGAGCACAGTTGCGGCAAGTATTAGGGGGCTGCTGAGAAAGGATGCCATGCGTCGGACTCCGCCCGGTCTTTGAAAATTATAACGTCAACACAAGAAAGGAGCCGCCCTTTGGCAGCCCCTTGATTTTATTCGCGGATCGATCAGGATCCGCCAGCGATTATGGCCTCATCGGCGACCGCTGCTTGGGTTGCAGCCAGCTCTGGATCCGACACCAGACCGTATTCAGCCAACGGGCCGTCGGGGCCAGCGATCTCATCCAGTACGAAAAACTCAGCAAAATCTTTCAGGCCGGGGATCACGCCGATGTGGGCTTTTTTGATGTAGAAAAACAGCGGGCGTGACACTGGGTATTCGCCGCTCGAAATGCTCTCGGTGGAAGGCGTGACGCCAGACATGGTCGCGACCTGCAGCTTGTCCGTGTTGTTTTCATAAAACGCCAATCCGAACACGCCGATCCCGTTCTTGTTACTTTCAATGCGGGCCAGTGTTTCGGTGTAATCCCCGTCGATGTCCACGGATTTGCCATCAGAACGCAGTGAAATGCAGCCCTTTTCCGCGGCTTTTTTGTCACCGGCATTGACCGCTAAAAGCATCTCCATGGCTCCGGTCTCTTCGCAACCAGCAAGGATCACTTTATCCTCAAACACTTCGCGTGTGCCGTGCTTAGTTCCCGGAATGAACGCTTGGATCGGTTGGGCGGGGAAATCGGCATTCACCTCGTTCCACATGGTGAAGGGGTTCTCGACCAACGCGCCCTCGACAACCACCTTGTCGCTCAGTGCCAAGAACCAGTCACTGGCGGTGAATTCAAAGGAATTGCCCGCGATGTCGGAAGCAAAAACGATGCCATCATAACCGACGCGTACTTCGATGATCTCAGTTACGCCGTTGGCCGCACACACCTTCATTTCGGCGCTCTTGATCTGGCGCGACGCATTCGCGATGTCGATGGTGTTTTCGCCCACCCCTTCGCAAAAACGCTTGAGGCCGGCAGAAGAGCCGCCCGATTCCACAACCGGTGTCGGGAAATCAAAGTTTTCGCCAAACGCTTCGGCAACAATGGACGCGTAGGGCAACACGGTCGATGAACCGGCGATCTGAACCTGATCGCGTGCCGCCGCGGCGGTTGCAGATACGGCAACGATGGCAAGCACGGATGTTGTGAGTTTTGTGGGTGACATGAGTGTCTCCTATCAGCAGTCGTTTTCCAACCACCCCCATGGTGATCGTAGTGCCCGTTTAGGGACGCTGTACGAGACTTTTGTGACACCTACATTACAGTTTTATGACAGCGCCCTGACTCGGCCCAAAATTTGCGACAAACTGCGAATGTCATCTACGAGGGTTATGGGTTTCGCGGGTTTGTTGCCGACTAAGCTTAGATCAAAGACTGCCAAGATGTGATGCGGGTTGTACTGGGCTGACCTGATGGCGATCAAACGTGGTTGTTGCAGTCTTCGCAAAGCTGAATCGGATTTGGAAACGTCTCAAGGCACGCTGACGTCTATTCCAGCGGTAAGATTACCAAAAATTCCGCGCCATTTCCCAGCTCTGAGGTGATTCTCAACCGCCCGCGGTGCCGGTTGAGGATATGTTTTACAATCGCCAAACCCAACCCTGTACCGCCCAGACTGCGGCTGCGGTGGCTGTCCGCGCGGTAAAACCGCTCAGTCAGACGCGGCAAATGCACGGGATCGATGCCGGGACCTTCGTCGCGAATGCTGATCCGCACGCCGCGACTGCGCAGAGCCTGATCACGCTCTGACACGGTGGCGGTGATCCAGACCGAACGCCCCTGCCCGCCGTATTTGATCGCGTTCTCGATCAGGTTCGTAAACACTTGCTGCAATTGATCCGCATCGGCAGTCATCATCAGCGAGACGGCCCCCAGATCTGGGCGCAAGGCGACTTTCGCTTCCGTGGCCAGTGGGTTGAGGTTCCGCAATGTGGTGCCGAGCACATCAAGCAAATCAACCGATGTTGTCGGGCGGACGCGTTCTTCGGCCTCGACCCTGCTGAGCGACAAGAGATCGCCCACTAATCGGTTCATGCGCTCTGCCTCATCCGCCATGATGCCCAAAAAACGATCCCGTGCGGCAGCATCATCGCGTGCAGGGCCGCGCAGGGTTTCGATGAACCCCATCAGGGCCGTGAGTGGCGTGCGCAACTCGTGGCTGACATTGGCAACAAAATCGCGGCGCATCTGCCCGGCTTGGGTCACATCCGTGACATCCCGAAAGCTCAGTACAACGGTTTGCGCATTTGCGATCTTCGCCACAGAAACTTCGTAGACGGTCTCACTTTTGGTTTCTTGGCTCAGGTAATTGGTCGTGCGGGCAGTGCCGTCTGCAATGCATGCTTCTACCGCTTCGACGATGGCGGGTTGGCGCAGAATAGTAACAAAATTACGCCCCAATGCCGGGGTCGCCAGCAATGTTTGGCCAGATGCATTGATCGCAATAATCCGCTCCGTCTGGTCAATCACCAGCGTCGGCAAGGGCAGCGTGGCAATGATCTGCGCAAGCACCGTCGTCTGGGTCATAGCCTAGAGCGCCTTTAGCCCATCACGAAAACGCCGCGCGTTTGCCCGGTAACTCAGCGCGCTTAATTCCAGCGCTTCGATGGCATTGTCATCCAGCATCCGAACAACCTTGCCCGGTGCGCCCATAACGAGGCTGCCGTCGGGGATAGTCTTGTTCTCTGTGATCAAAGCACCGGCCCCAATCAGGCAATCGCGTCCGATTTTGGCACCGTTCAGGATGGTAGCTCCCATCCCAATCAGGGTATTGTCGCCAATCGTGCATCCATGCAGCATGACCTTATGCCCAATCGTGCAATTGCGTCCTATGACCAGTGGAAAACCTATGTCCGTATGTAGAACACAGGATTCTTGAATGTTACTGCCTTCGCCGAGGTGAATGACTTCATTGTCGCCCCGCAAGCTTGCTCCGAACCAGACAGAGCTGCCGGCTTCCAGCACCACATTGCCGATAATATTCGCATCAGGGGCAACCCAAGCGTTGGGATCAATCGTCGGGCTGATGCCATCAAGGCTGTAGAGCGTCATGACAATTCCTCGAACTCGGTTTGCAATTTGCGCACGTGCTCTAGCAGGCCGGGTTGCTGGGACCTCCGAAACCGTTCCGCTGAGATGATGGATTTTAACCGCGCTTCGGTTTCGACTAAATCATCGTTGATCAGCACGTAATCATAGCCATCCCAGTGGCTGATTTCGTCCCAACTTTCTGACATGCGCAGCGCAATCGTCTCGGCGCTGTCTTGCCCGCGTGACACCAACCTGCGGCGCAACTCGGCAATGGAGGGCGGCAAGATAAAGATCGATAAGACATGCTGCTTTAGCGTCGAATTGCTGATTTGCTGGGCACCCTGCCAATCCACATCAAAGAGCACATCGCGGCCATTATCAATCGCAGCCGTCACAGGATCGCGCGGAGAGCCGTAGTAGTTTTCAAACACCCGCGCGTGTTCCAGCATCTCGCCTTGGTTGACCATGGTGCGGAATGTTTCCTGGGACACAAAGAAGTAGTCC
It encodes the following:
- a CDS encoding LuxR family transcriptional regulator gives rise to the protein MSKGLRPYLKFLANCQSMEILWDAHCQKMATYGFDRLLYGFTRYRTLTSLGDPEDFVILTNHSRAYTDVFLGEGLYFHAPMVHWALENEGAGSWRALLDMDKSKTLSPAERRVFAFNISMGVTAGYTVSFKAISARSKGAIALTARVGMEQEEVDAVWAEHGDDITLMNNIAHLKILTLPYTAPNRSLTSRQREALEWVGDGKTMQDIALLMGLTSATVEKHLRLAREALSVETTAQAVLKAAFANQMFVLDA
- the aroQ gene encoding type II 3-dehydroquinate dehydratase encodes the protein MTSVMILNGPNLNLLGTRQPEVYGKTTLADIEASCAAHAKALGISVTCAQSNDEGTLIDHIHAARGSHDAIILNAGAYTHTSIALMDAISSVELPTIELHLSNIHARETYRHKSFIAPVAIGQICGFGPHGYILALDALAARLSAK
- a CDS encoding tripartite tricarboxylate transporter permease yields the protein MEIIDNLILGFGVALSPYTLMLAVVGCFLGTIIGALPGLGPSNGVAILIPLAFTLGLDATSALVLMTSVYYGAMYGGRISSILLNIPGDEPALMTTLDGYPMAKAGRAGDALVLSGVASFVGAFLATIGLMLLAPLLARVAFLFGPAEYFALYLLAFCTLGGMASNNQAKSAIASCIGLGIAMIGVDNNSGLPRLTGGNLHLMDGIDFLVAIVGLFAIAEVFFFIESHGKGSSIGVKLEKVTIPWRDIKESTPTMLRASGVGFIAGILPGAGASLGSFLAYMTEKSIAGPKGGFGTGVPRGVAAPEAGNNAAAGGALIPMLTLGVPGSGTTAVLLALLMTLNITPGPTLFTDQPEVVWGLIASLLIANVVLLLMNVPMVKIFVKILMVPPWVLLPGVTMISFVGIYSLSGSYFDLLLMVGFGVLGYILRKLDIPTVPVILGILLGGNMENALRRAMVLSDGDATFLFSSPISIGLWVAAIAGFVAPMFLRRFLTKPRAVPD
- a CDS encoding tripartite tricarboxylate transporter TctB family protein codes for the protein MASDRIFGLVTLFVALAYIASATQIQTSFLADPVGSKSFPILIGVVAALSAIVLIIKPDPDPAWPQVRTWAALLVAVVVLVAYAYALKPLGFVIPTAIAAGILSYQISGRAAPSAIAGAGLAVGLFVLFRFALGLSLVALPKGWI
- a CDS encoding Bug family tripartite tricarboxylate transporter substrate binding protein — translated: MNSRFLTALATGAFLTFGAGTVSAAECIAPANPGGGWDFTCRQIGKIMFDIGAVDKPVQVTNMAGAGGGLAFSHIVNERNDDADVMIAASSATSTRLAQNAYAGATADQVRFVGAIGADPGIIAVAADSPFQSLGDLVDAVKADPGSVAFAGGSAVGGFDHLKPLMILQRAGFTDIRKVKYIGVDGGADAITQTVGGFTQAMTGDMSEVVGFLKNGDIRVIAVLTEERVPGFEDIPTAKEQGFDVVAVNWRGLYVPKGISDERFAEWAGMLQQVADSAEWKEAMAANGLAPFTKVGDDFQGYVDNLVIEINTLSKDIGVIQ
- the phoB gene encoding phosphate regulon transcriptional regulator PhoB; translation: MPVTQLQVLLVEDEPAQREVLAYNLEAEGYAVRRAENGEEAMLMIAEAPPDLIILDWMMPLMSGIEVCRQVKSRSETRGIPVIMLSARSEEVDAVRGLDTGADDYVIKPYNLRELMARVRTQLRRAHPSASGEVLKFGDISLDAQSHRVTRAGAELKLGPTEYRLLVTLLEKPGRVFSRDQLLDHVWGRDIYVDTRTVDVHIARLRKVLTAQGGDDPIRTVRGTGYALG